TAAAAGAAGGTATACCCGTCGGTCGCCTGTTCGGCATCTCTATCAGGCTGCATTATTCCTGGTTCATCATCTTCGCCCTGGTGATATGGGCGCTTTCCAGAGACTATTTTCCAATGGTTTACCCGCATTGGAGCGCAGCTATTTCCGTTTCCGCCGGGGTCATAACCAGTTTACTCTTTTTCGCCTCGCTGCTGGCGCATGAGCTGATGCACAGCCTAGTGGCACAGCGTTACGGCATACCCGTGAAGGCTATCACCCTTTTTATTTTCGGCGGTGTCTCGCAGATAACTGAAGAACCGCACGACGCTCGCACCGAGTTTCGCATTGCCATCGCCGGGCCTTTGACGAGTATCACATTGGGTGGCATATTCTGGCTGTTGTGGTACCTGCTGCCGCCATCCCTGGATGTCGCCGCCGTCTCTTTCTGGCTGGGATGGATCAATATCTTTCTGGCGCTATTCAACCTAGTGCCAGGCTTCCCGCTGGACGGCGGGCGCGTACTGCGGTCAATCATCTGGTGGCGCACAGGCAGCCTGCGCCGCGCCACCAGACTCGCCTCCAACATCGGGCGCGGCATCGGCTTCATCTTCATTTCTGGAGGGGTCTGGCTGGTATTCACAGGGGACTGGTCGAGCGGAATATGGCTTGGTCTGATCGGATGGTTCCTGGCGAGTGCGGCAGCCAATAGTTACCGCCAGATGGTAATACAACAGGCGCTCGAAGGACATGAGGTGAGCGAGATAGTCAGCAGCGACTGCATCGCTGTTTCGCCCGACCTGAGCATTGAGCGGCTGGTCAACGAGTACATACGGCCGACGGGCCGCCGCTGTTTCGTAGTCGTGCGGGAAGGAATCACATTGGGTCTGGTTACGCTGCAAGAAGTAAAGGGCGTCCTGCGCGACATGCGAGCGCGCATAGTCGTGGCGCAAATCATGAAGCCGATTGACAAGCTCATGCAGGTCACACCCGACGAAGACCTCTCAACCGTGCTGAATATTCTGACGCAGGAAAATCTCAACCAAGTGCCTGTGATGGTGGATGGACAGATGGTCGGCATGGTCACACGCGAGAGTCTGCTCAATTTTGTCAGCCGGCATGAGCGCAAAAGC
The Dehalococcoidia bacterium genome window above contains:
- a CDS encoding site-2 protease family protein gives rise to the protein MLKEGIPVGRLFGISIRLHYSWFIIFALVIWALSRDYFPMVYPHWSAAISVSAGVITSLLFFASLLAHELMHSLVAQRYGIPVKAITLFIFGGVSQITEEPHDARTEFRIAIAGPLTSITLGGIFWLLWYLLPPSLDVAAVSFWLGWINIFLALFNLVPGFPLDGGRVLRSIIWWRTGSLRRATRLASNIGRGIGFIFISGGVWLVFTGDWSSGIWLGLIGWFLASAAANSYRQMVIQQALEGHEVSEIVSSDCIAVSPDLSIERLVNEYIRPTGRRCFVVVREGITLGLVTLQEVKGVLRDMRARIVVAQIMKPIDKLMQVTPDEDLSTVLNILTQENLNQVPVMVDGQMVGMVTRESLLNFVSRHERKSS